A DNA window from Motacilla alba alba isolate MOTALB_02 chromosome 28, Motacilla_alba_V1.0_pri, whole genome shotgun sequence contains the following coding sequences:
- the UBXN6 gene encoding UBX domain-containing protein 6 — protein sequence MRKFFQEIKADLKFKTAGPGQKLSEPSRAPREKPKAEVAPKPRQAPTDEAQRAAAAALARLEVKPKGKAPSASQETIRNQVRKELMAEAAASEKGLSTEEKEQELPQEGAAAPSVSGVYFICPLTGTVVRKDQKEKQLREAIEAYFSVDPVAASIMEIHTFNKDREKVRVCVETMAKYLDNIYLHPEEEKYRKIKLQNKVFQERISCLEGTHKFFQAVGFETKTLPVPGQDTTEEFYVLKEEVLSRLEDLKEHKEQLLSSEPVRAQLHRQLALFQPSPAAARFELPHDFFSLTAEELRREQRLRTEAVEKAAMLRTRAMREKDEQREMRKYNYTLLRVRFPDGYILQGTFYARESVSVLYNFVREALRDDWLPFELLGPGGLKLTDENLAFNECGLVPSALLSLAWDAAVMADVEAAAEEQRSPLRPELLARAQPLS from the exons ATGCGCAAGTTCTTCCAGGAGATCAAGGCCGACCTGAAGTTCAAGACGGCGGGGCCCGGGCAGAAGCTCTCGGAGCCGTCCCG GGCCCCCCGGGAGAAGCCGAAAGCCGAGGTGGCCCCCAAGCCCCGTCAGGCCCCGACGGATGAGGCGCAGagggcggcggccgcggcgctggCCCGGCTGGAGGTGAAGCCCAAGGGAAAGGCTCCGTCCGCCTCGCAGGAAACCATCAGGAACCAGG TGAGAAAAGAGCTGATGGCTGAGGCAGCTGCCAGCGAGAAGGGGCTCTCCACGGAGGAAAAG gagcaggagctgccccaggaaggggcagctgctccctctgtcTCAGGGGTTTATTTCATCTGTCCCTTGACTGGTACTGTTGTGAGGAAAgaccagaaggaaaagcagctccgAGAAGCCATCGAGGCA tATTTCTCCGTGGATCCGGTGGCTGCTTCCATCATGGAGATCCACACCTTCAACAAGGACCGGGAGAAGGTCCGGGTGTGCGTGGAGACCATGGCCAA GTACTTGGATAACATCTATCTCCATCCAGAGGAGGAGAAATACCGGAAAATCAAACTGCAGAACAAGGTGTTTCAG gaaaGGATAAGCTGcttggaagggacacacaaaTTTTTCCAGGCTGTCGGGTTCGAGACAAAAACACTGCCTGTTCCAGGACAAG ACACCACGGAGGAGTTCTACGTGCTGAaggaggaggtgctgagcaGGCTGGAGGATCTGAAGGagcacaaggagcagctgctgagctcgGAGCCCGTGCGGGCGCAGCTGCACCGGCAGCTCGCGCTCTTCCAGCCGTCGCCCGCGGCCGCGCGCTTCGAGCTGCCCCACGACTTCTTCAGCCTCACTGCCGAGGAGCTGCGCAGGGAGCAGCGGCTGCG GACAGAGGCGGTGGAGAAGGCGGCGATGCTGAGGACCAGAGCCATGCGCGAGAAGGACGAGCAGAGGGAGATGAGGAAGTACAACTACACGCTGCTGCGGGTGCGCTTCCCCGATGGATACATCCTCCAGG GGACTTTTTATGCCCGAGAATCAGTATCCGTGCTCTACAACTTTGTGAGAGAAGCACTCAGAGATGACTGGCTGCCCTTTGAGCTCCTGGGACCTGGAGGTCTCAAACTGACTGATGAGAACTTGGCCTTCAATgaatgtgggttg gtgccctcggccctgctgagcctggcctgggacGCCGCGGTCATGGCAGACGtggaggcggcggcggaggagCAGCGCAGCCCCCTCAGGCCcgagctgctggccagggccCAGCCCCTGTCGTGA
- the CHAF1A gene encoding chromatin assembly factor 1 subunit A, with protein MECRDKAAVPPRKLVQARLPFKRLNPVPKEKLEVSSEVKKVKSSPSAFAASKDPCLDASGASLDNVENDCQLGSDGNLTPKLVNGKGPLDHFIQKNPAGDTSDPGGVPDPSRGSGHGLGDSTERRAADSTAAVSNGTAGTELGCPSPSRSSPAGDSVGTEGPCGTAAGAGSQPCSRMAACKGAQGELKDVLFEGKVPVVLLEDIMTLKCPQVASLDGSSEALESSHEGDSGLTNSSLSSGSSPELVARSKGSSSPLAASTPARKVPQKFHRSSAEKEKLRLQRDQERADKLQKLQAEREEKGRLKEEAKAAKERAKEEAKKRKEEEKELKERERREKKEKEEKEKAEKLRVKEEKRKERQEALEAKLEEKRKKEEEKRLKEEEKRINAQKAEITRFFQKPKTPQAPKTLAGSCGKFAPFEIKENMVLAPLSRVALDPDDLEQLDKLLHAQNGEDSFLKDLKCRKPRKTGPTLVSDSSDSVNSDVVVVDCCQPDAVPEREKFGRMKLLQFSENHRPAYWGTWNKRTSLIRARNPWSKDTKLLDYEVDSDEEWEEEEPGESLSHSEEDDEEEGEDEDEDDGFFVPHGYLSEDEGVTEECDPENQKVRQKLKAKEWDELIAKGKRFHVLQPVKIGCVWERAAKDNGTNPDLKVLQQFTACVLDPPVPEEEQQTQKCGKKRAKDQQILGQLLPLLHGNVHGSRVIIQEFQECCRQGRFSHVPEGSSGSPPEPPGGEDSGVPSKARLKRIISESSVYEKRPEFRMCWYVHAEVLRSFGQEQLPVPCQWNYVTQVPCTGKEEGGSVPGVAVPQPTPLAAKRKAVGSMSITKFMKRPRGAEQAAEMDGFQADTEEDEEDDDCMIVDVQPGKGSTASESSGTRAAHQDSSTVSPSNTI; from the exons ATGGAGTGCAGAGACAAAGCTGCTGTCCCTCCACGGAAGCTCGTCCAAG cTCGGCTGCCCTTCAAGCGCCTCAATCCTGTGCCAAAGGAGAAGCTCGAGGTCAGTTCAGAAGTCAAAAAAGTCAAGAGCTCCCCGAGCGCTTTTGCTGCCAGCAAGGATCCCTGCCTGGATGCCTCAGGTGCCTCCCTGGACAATGTGGAGAACGACTGCCAGCTGGGCTCCGACGGGAATTTGACTCCAAAACTCGTGAACGGGAAGGGCCCGCTGGACCATTTTATCCAGAAGAACCCAGCAGGTGACACGAGTGACCCTGGGGGCGTTCCTGACCCCTCCAGGGGCTCTGGCCACGGACTGGGGGACAGCACGGAGCGGCGGGCTGCGGATTCTACAGCTGCTGTGAGCAACGGCACCGCAggaacagagctgggctgcccGAGCCCCTcgaggagcagcccagcaggtgACTCCGTGGGGACCGAGGGGCCCTGTGGCacggctgcaggagctgggagccagccctgctccaggatggCGGCCTGCAAGGGCGCTCAGGGCGAACTGAAGGATGTGCTCTTTGAGGGGAAGGTGCccgtggtgctgctggaggacatCATGACCCTGAAATGCCCCCAGGTGGCCTCTCTGGACGGCAGCAGCGAGGCCCTGGAGTCGTCCCACGAGGGGGACTCGGGACTGACCAACTCCTCGCTGAGCTCCGGGAGCTCCCCCGAGCTGGTGGCACgcagcaagggcagcagcagccccctggcTGCCTCCACGCCCGCCAGGAAG GTACCTCAGAAATTCCACAGAAGTTCAGCAgagaaggagaagctgagaTTGCAAAGA GACCAGGAGCGTGCGGACAAGCTCCagaagctgcaggcagagagggaggagaaggggaggcTGAAGGAAGAGGCAAAAGCTGCGAAGGAACGAGCCAAGGAGGAGGccaagaagaggaaagaggaagagaaggagttgaaagagagagaaaggagggaaaagaaagaaaaggaagagaaggagaaagctGAGAAGCTGCGAGTGAAGGAGGAGAAGCgcaaggagaggcaggaggctCTGGA GGCAAAACttgaggagaagagaaagaaagaagaggagaaacggttaaaggaggaagaaaag CGCATCAATGCCCAGAAAGCAGAGATCACCAGGTTCTTCCAGAAACCAAAGACTCCACAAGCCCCCAAG ACCCTTGCTGGCTCCTGTGGGAAGTTTGCTCCTTTTGAAATTAAGGAGAACATGGTCTTGGCCCCCCTCAGCCGTGTTGCCCTGGATCCAGACGACCTGGAACAGCTGGATAAGCTCCTGCACGCCCAGAATGGTGAAGATTCTTTCTTGAAGGATCTAAAATGTCGTAAACCACGGAAAACGGGGCCCACTTTGgtcagtgacagcagtgacagtgtcAACAG TGACGTGGTGGTGGTGGATTGCTGCCAGCCAGATGCTGTTCCTGAGAGGGAGAAGTTTGGCAGGATGAAGCTCCTGCAGTTCAGTGAGAACCACCGCCCTGCCTACTGGGGCACCTGGAACAAGAGAACCTCCCTGATCCGTGCCAGGAATCCATGGTCCAAGGACACT AAACTGCTGGACTATGAAGTGGACAGTGATGAAgagtgggaagaggaggagccgGGGGAAAGCCTCTCCCATAGTGAAGAG GATGatgaagaggagggagaggatgaagatgaggacGATGGGTTTTTTGTACCCCATGGGTACCTATCTGAAGATGAAGGTGTGACAGAG gagtgTGACCCGGAGAACCAGAAGGTTCGTCAGAAACTGAAAGCAAAGGAGTGGGATGAGCTGATAGCCAAGGGGAAGAGGTTCCAtgtcctgcagcctgtgaaGATTGGCTGTGTCTGGGAAAGGGCAGCAAAGGACAACGGCACCAACCCGGACCTGAAGGTGCTCCAGCAGTTCACAGCCTGTGTCCTGGATCCACCTgtgccagaggaagagcagcagacacagaaatgtggcaaaaaaagagcaaaagatCAGCAAA TCCTGGGCcagctgctgccgctgctgcaCGGGAACGTGCACGGGAGCAGGGTGATCATCCAGGAGTTCCAGGAGTGCTGCCGCCAGGGACGCTTCAGCCACGTGCCCGAGGGCAGCTCCGGGAGCCCCCCGGAGCCCCCAGGTGGGGAGGACAGCGGGGTGCCCTCCAAGGCCAGGCTCAAGAGGATCATTTCGGAGAGCTCGGTGTACGAGAAGAGGCCCGAGTTCCGCATGTGCTGGTACGTGCACGCCGAGGTGCTGCGCAGCTtcggccaggagcagctccccgTGCCCTGCCAGTGGAACTACGTCACCCAGGTGCCCTGCACGGGCAAGGAGGAGGGGGGCAGCGTGCCGGGAGtggctgtcccccagcccaCCCCCCTGGCGGCCAAGAGGAAGGCCGTGGGAAGCATGTCCATCACCAAGTTCATGAAGAGGCCTCGGGGCGCTGAGCAG gctgcagagatggATGGATTCCAGGCAGACACcgaggaagatgaggaagatgaTGACTGCATGATTGTGGATGTACAGCCAGGAAAAG GTTCCACAGCTTCAGAATCCAGTGGCACAAGAGCTGCTCACCAGGACAGCAGCACGGTCAGCCCATCTAATACAATTTGA